The following proteins come from a genomic window of Crateriforma spongiae:
- a CDS encoding DNA gyrase/topoisomerase IV subunit A yields the protein MAKRRSQRNSKRSQTAQGPSDDADLQIGTPLRQAAQARYLNYSLSVITSRALPDVRDGLKPVQRRILYTMSQQGLNSTAKHRKCAKVVGDVMGNFHPHGDSSIYEALVRMAQPFAMRVPLIDGSGNFGSIDGDNAAAMRYTECRMTAISSEILADLASRTVAYKPNYDGSREEPVVLPSRVPNLLVNGATGIAVGMATNIPPHNLKEVCGALLKLLKDPEIKDYQLVARDAIQGPDFPTGGQVINTKEELREIYATGGGSIKLRGVAAPAKTTKAGKILQITEIPFGVNKSTLVERIGELVYSSKLPLVQEVRDLSTADICIELQLKKDADENKVLAYLYKHTQLQSNFNVNLTCLVPTTNPEVGQPDKLSLKEILWYFLKFRLDVVTERLTNELKALERRIHILEGFALIFDALDTIIKIIRNSDGKADAAQKIMKRFPASKGGLDEEQTDAILELKLYRLARLEINLILDELKDKNRRARQIRKLLKEDTRDTNQSGRWQIIRDEINELIKNHASDDAAKRRTRIDADVEVAEYTEEDFIVAEDCHVMITRDGWIKRQKQIADPSKSRVRQGDSVLTVLGGSTRATLGLFSSMGVCYTTRLIDIPASTGFGEPIQKLFKMKDGERIVAAVSFDPRMIGEVKEDPKHPDYCPAAHALAATSAGFALRFGLENFVEPSTRSGRRFARVPAGADVIDVQVVDGTEVVLAVTQQCRAMICDAEEINYLSGPGKGVTLIRLAKDDRVLGFKASTGDRDLMTVVTNRGAKKTISTAKYRVTSRGGRGTEIQKNGQIAEIITAPVQPPVLEEDTDA from the coding sequence GTGGCGAAACGTCGATCTCAACGCAACAGCAAACGCAGCCAGACCGCGCAAGGCCCATCGGATGATGCCGACCTACAAATCGGCACGCCGCTGCGACAGGCGGCCCAAGCCCGCTATCTGAATTACAGTCTGTCGGTCATCACCAGCCGGGCGCTGCCCGATGTCCGCGACGGGCTGAAACCGGTCCAGCGGCGGATCCTGTACACGATGAGCCAACAGGGGCTGAATTCGACCGCCAAGCACCGCAAATGCGCCAAAGTCGTCGGCGACGTGATGGGTAACTTTCACCCCCACGGCGACAGCAGCATCTACGAAGCCTTGGTCCGCATGGCCCAGCCGTTCGCGATGCGTGTCCCCCTGATCGACGGCAGCGGCAACTTCGGCAGCATCGACGGCGACAATGCCGCGGCGATGCGATACACCGAATGCCGCATGACGGCGATTTCGTCGGAAATCCTGGCGGACTTGGCCAGCCGCACCGTCGCCTACAAACCCAACTATGACGGCAGCCGCGAAGAACCCGTCGTCCTGCCCAGCCGCGTGCCCAACCTGTTGGTCAACGGCGCGACGGGCATCGCCGTGGGGATGGCCACCAACATCCCGCCGCACAACCTGAAAGAAGTCTGCGGCGCGCTGTTGAAACTGTTGAAAGACCCGGAAATCAAGGACTACCAACTGGTCGCCCGCGATGCCATCCAAGGCCCGGATTTCCCAACCGGCGGCCAAGTCATCAACACCAAGGAAGAACTGCGCGAGATCTACGCGACCGGTGGCGGCAGCATCAAATTGCGCGGCGTCGCCGCACCGGCCAAGACCACCAAGGCCGGCAAGATCCTGCAGATCACCGAGATCCCGTTCGGTGTCAATAAATCCACCCTGGTCGAACGCATCGGCGAACTGGTCTACAGCAGCAAGCTGCCGTTGGTCCAAGAGGTGCGTGACCTGTCGACCGCCGACATTTGCATTGAATTGCAATTGAAGAAGGACGCCGACGAAAACAAGGTCTTGGCGTACCTTTACAAACACACCCAACTGCAATCCAACTTCAACGTCAACTTGACCTGTCTGGTCCCGACCACCAACCCGGAAGTCGGCCAACCAGACAAGCTGTCGTTGAAAGAGATCTTGTGGTACTTCCTGAAGTTCCGCTTGGACGTCGTCACCGAACGGCTAACCAACGAACTGAAAGCCTTGGAGCGACGGATTCATATCCTGGAAGGCTTCGCGCTGATCTTCGACGCCTTGGATACGATCATCAAGATCATCCGCAACAGCGATGGCAAAGCCGACGCGGCGCAAAAGATCATGAAGCGGTTCCCCGCATCCAAAGGCGGACTAGATGAGGAACAGACCGATGCGATTTTGGAACTGAAGCTGTATCGCCTTGCTCGGTTGGAAATCAATCTGATCTTGGACGAACTGAAGGACAAGAATCGTCGCGCCCGCCAGATCCGCAAACTGTTGAAGGAAGACACACGCGACACCAATCAATCCGGCCGCTGGCAAATCATTCGTGATGAGATCAACGAACTGATCAAGAACCACGCCAGCGATGACGCCGCCAAACGGCGTACGCGGATCGACGCCGACGTCGAAGTCGCCGAATACACCGAAGAAGATTTCATCGTCGCCGAAGATTGTCACGTGATGATCACCCGCGACGGTTGGATCAAACGACAAAAACAGATCGCCGACCCGTCCAAAAGTCGCGTCCGCCAGGGCGACAGTGTGCTGACCGTCCTGGGCGGCAGCACGCGTGCAACCTTGGGTCTGTTTTCATCCATGGGCGTTTGTTACACCACGCGACTGATCGACATCCCGGCGTCCACCGGATTCGGTGAACCGATCCAAAAGCTGTTCAAGATGAAAGACGGCGAACGAATCGTCGCCGCGGTGTCCTTTGACCCGCGGATGATCGGGGAAGTCAAAGAAGACCCCAAGCATCCCGATTACTGTCCCGCGGCGCACGCCCTGGCGGCCACCAGTGCCGGGTTCGCCCTGCGATTCGGCTTGGAAAACTTCGTCGAACCATCCACGCGGTCCGGTCGCCGGTTCGCCCGAGTCCCCGCCGGTGCGGACGTCATCGATGTCCAAGTCGTCGACGGAACCGAAGTCGTCTTGGCCGTCACACAACAATGCCGGGCGATGATCTGTGACGCCGAAGAAATCAACTACTTGTCCGGTCCCGGCAAAGGCGTGACGTTGATCCGCTTGGCGAAAGACGACCGCGTTCTGGGATTCAAGGCCAGCACGGGGGACCGTGATTTGATGACCGTGGTGACCAACCGTGGTGCCAAGAAAACGATCAGCACGGCGAAGTACCGCGTCACGTCGCGCGGCGGGCGTGGAACCGAAATCCAAAAGAACGGCCAGATCGCCGAAATCATCACCGCTCCGGTGCAACCACCCGTACTGGAAGAAGACACCGACGCTTGA
- a CDS encoding SDR family NAD(P)-dependent oxidoreductase, translating to MPTPAYELPAIDPARPLEGKKALVTGSSRGIGRGIVQQLAAAGCECVVHYHRHASEAAEAIEGCRRHDVPAHAVGADLASQEGAETLIKQSLDHLGHLDIFVSNAAYSDRQTMIEADLDGFRKTIDVSMWGAFYTTRAAAISMVRRGQGGNIVVISSPQAHSGMPGSMAYNMAKAANDQMSKTAAVELISHNIRVNTIHPGWINTPGERKFFTEETLQQQAETLPAGRLGEPAEIGHAVVFLCHPHSQYVTGSTLTIDGGIQLPWREMYRIEAAQQASE from the coding sequence ATGCCCACGCCCGCCTACGAATTGCCTGCGATCGACCCGGCACGGCCGCTGGAGGGAAAGAAAGCACTGGTCACCGGTTCGTCCCGCGGGATCGGCCGGGGCATCGTCCAGCAGCTGGCCGCCGCCGGGTGCGAATGCGTGGTTCACTATCACCGGCACGCGTCCGAGGCCGCCGAAGCGATTGAAGGCTGCCGGCGTCACGACGTCCCGGCTCATGCGGTCGGCGCCGACCTGGCCAGTCAGGAAGGTGCCGAAACGCTGATCAAACAATCGCTGGATCACTTGGGCCACCTGGACATCTTCGTCAGCAACGCCGCCTACAGCGATCGCCAAACGATGATCGAAGCGGACCTGGACGGGTTTCGAAAAACCATCGACGTCAGCATGTGGGGCGCGTTTTACACGACCCGCGCGGCGGCCATATCGATGGTCCGACGTGGCCAGGGCGGCAACATCGTTGTCATCAGCAGCCCCCAAGCCCACAGCGGCATGCCCGGTTCGATGGCCTACAACATGGCCAAGGCGGCCAACGACCAGATGTCCAAGACGGCGGCGGTCGAACTGATCAGCCACAACATTCGCGTCAACACGATCCATCCGGGTTGGATCAATACGCCGGGCGAACGAAAGTTCTTCACCGAAGAAACGCTTCAACAGCAGGCCGAAACGCTGCCGGCCGGACGGCTGGGCGAACCCGCCGAAATCGGACACGCGGTGGTCTTTCTGTGCCACCCGCACAGCCAGTACGTCACCGGCAGCACCCTGACGATCGACGGCGGCATTCAATTGCCGTGGCGCGAAATGTATCGGATCGAAGCCGCCCAACAAGCATCGGAATAA
- a CDS encoding DeoR/GlpR family DNA-binding transcription regulator: MATLSQNRREKLRQLVQTQGFVSLGDLASTLEVSESTVRRDLESLEQAGQARRTHGGVFWTGEGDKMPVFANRRDDRWAAKRAIGKLASEMIDDDETVLLDGGSTTYEIARHLVGRPLQVVTNSLPVAYLLSASDSIDLIMIGGCVRGRTAVAIGPLADLMLAQINVSKAFLSVAGVTERGYFNSDMMLVESEKQMLKAADEAIVVADSSKFGRVSLSRMCGLQDVARVVTDDGLNSQWKGWLKAAGVELALASGVSRSGQDE; this comes from the coding sequence TTGGCCACCTTGTCCCAGAATCGCCGCGAAAAGCTTCGCCAGTTGGTCCAGACGCAGGGTTTTGTGTCGTTGGGCGACTTGGCGTCGACGCTGGAGGTCAGCGAATCGACGGTTCGTCGTGACTTGGAATCGCTGGAACAGGCGGGGCAGGCGCGTCGGACCCACGGCGGCGTTTTCTGGACCGGCGAAGGCGACAAGATGCCGGTCTTCGCCAACCGCCGGGATGACCGCTGGGCGGCCAAGCGGGCGATCGGCAAGTTGGCGTCAGAGATGATCGACGACGACGAAACTGTGCTGCTGGACGGTGGCAGCACGACCTACGAGATCGCCCGGCACCTGGTCGGACGACCGTTGCAGGTGGTGACCAACAGTTTGCCGGTGGCTTACCTGCTTTCAGCCAGCGATTCGATCGACTTGATCATGATCGGCGGCTGTGTCCGGGGGCGTACGGCGGTGGCCATCGGGCCATTGGCCGACTTGATGCTAGCGCAAATCAACGTCTCCAAGGCGTTCTTGTCGGTCGCCGGTGTGACCGAACGAGGCTACTTCAACAGCGACATGATGCTGGTCGAAAGCGAAAAACAAATGCTGAAGGCTGCCGACGAAGCGATCGTTGTGGCCGACAGCAGCAAGTTCGGTCGCGTCAGCCTGTCGCGGATGTGCGGATTACAGGACGTGGCCCGAGTGGTCACCGACGATGGCTTGAATTCACAGTGGAAAGGCTGGCTAAAAGCTGCCGGCGTCGAACTAGCCTTGGCTAGTGGCGTTTCACGAAGCGGACAGGACGAATGA
- the pduL gene encoding phosphate propanoyltransferase has translation MNNPTIDRNQIESMVRAAIRGASGATGQCTGAAVAEQPPGWVDGKPNLRVSISARHCHLTDEHVETLFGPGSVLEPEKDLYQDGFYAAKQTVMVVGPRRRMLPNVRVLGPTRGASQVELAFTDSISLGIDAPVRHSGKIDGTPGCVLVGPAGTVQLDQGVIRAARHVHMNFADADHFGVQNGDMMQLIVRSPDCGVIFEDVLVRADEAAKLEVHIDTDEGNACHLDAATEIKLVRQGGGACGCGG, from the coding sequence ATGAACAATCCAACAATCGATCGCAATCAAATCGAGTCGATGGTGCGGGCCGCGATTCGCGGTGCATCCGGAGCGACAGGTCAATGCACCGGAGCCGCCGTGGCGGAACAGCCGCCCGGTTGGGTCGACGGCAAGCCGAACCTGCGTGTCAGCATTTCCGCGCGGCACTGTCACTTGACCGACGAACATGTGGAAACCCTGTTCGGCCCCGGAAGTGTGCTGGAGCCTGAAAAGGATCTGTACCAAGACGGCTTTTATGCGGCCAAGCAGACCGTGATGGTCGTCGGCCCCCGCCGTCGCATGTTGCCCAACGTGCGTGTGCTGGGCCCAACGCGTGGTGCATCGCAAGTGGAATTGGCGTTCACGGATTCCATTTCGCTGGGCATCGACGCGCCGGTTCGCCATAGCGGCAAGATCGACGGCACGCCCGGTTGCGTGCTGGTCGGCCCCGCCGGCACGGTCCAGTTGGACCAGGGTGTCATTCGCGCGGCCCGTCACGTCCACATGAACTTTGCCGACGCCGATCATTTCGGTGTGCAAAACGGCGACATGATGCAACTGATCGTCCGCAGCCCCGACTGTGGCGTCATCTTTGAAGACGTTCTGGTGCGGGCCGATGAGGCGGCCAAGCTGGAGGTCCACATCGATACCGATGAAGGCAATGCCTGTCATTTGGATGCGGCGACCGAAATCAAGCTCGTCCGCCAAGGCGGCGGTGCGTGTGGCTGCGGCGGCTGA
- a CDS encoding BMC domain-containing protein, which yields MAKISEALGMIETKGFVSLVEATDAMMKAANVQFLGWDKVGSGLASVFVTGDVAAVKAATDAGASAAGRVGEVVSVQVIPRPHEDLEKVLKLPAAAKK from the coding sequence ATGGCAAAAATCAGCGAAGCGCTCGGCATGATTGAAACCAAGGGCTTTGTGTCCTTGGTCGAAGCCACCGACGCAATGATGAAGGCGGCCAACGTCCAATTCCTCGGCTGGGACAAGGTCGGTTCCGGCCTGGCCAGCGTGTTCGTCACCGGCGATGTCGCTGCGGTCAAAGCGGCCACCGATGCCGGTGCGAGTGCGGCCGGTCGCGTCGGCGAAGTCGTCAGCGTCCAAGTCATCCCTCGTCCGCATGAAGACCTGGAAAAGGTTTTGAAGCTGCCCGCCGCAGCGAAGAAGTGA
- a CDS encoding BMC domain-containing protein has product MNDAIGLIETRGLIALVEATDAMAKAANVEITKRIDLGGGLVTTVVSGDVGSVRAAVEAGATAASQIGELISSHIIPRPSAGLTDAFFK; this is encoded by the coding sequence ATGAATGACGCTATCGGATTGATTGAAACTCGTGGGCTGATCGCCCTGGTCGAAGCCACCGACGCGATGGCCAAAGCCGCCAACGTCGAAATCACCAAACGCATCGATTTGGGTGGCGGCTTGGTCACCACGGTCGTCAGCGGCGACGTCGGCAGCGTTCGCGCCGCGGTCGAAGCCGGTGCAACGGCCGCTTCGCAGATCGGCGAATTGATCAGCAGCCACATCATTCCCCGGCCCAGCGCGGGGTTGACCGACGCTTTTTTCAAGTAG
- a CDS encoding acetate/propionate family kinase, translating to MLVLVANLGSTSFKYRLFNMDSGDCLARGAVERIGDDESRCSVTIGDWSDTMVMPVPDHGVAVAACLQQLTDPQHGAIAEAGQVAAIGFKAVHGGRMSGTFVVDDDVLDAMAEMNAAAPAHNPPYIAAMKLLRQRFPDLPLVAAFETEFHRTIPDSRSTYAIPKPWTDEFQVRRWGFHGASHQYIAERMAELLQRDDAKLISCHLGGSSSLTAIRAGQSVMTTMGMTPQTGLPQNNRVGDFDPFALPLIMQRTGDSLDVTLQRLASEGGLLGISGRSGDIRDLEQAADAGDTDSQLALDVYVEEIRRHLGGMMVALGGVDAIVFTGGIGENSRRVRRGVCADLESFGIVLDDAMNESADDETQLSADDSKTQIWTVPTNEEWIVAKRAMKALGRHAT from the coding sequence GTGCTTGTCCTTGTAGCCAACTTGGGTTCGACCAGTTTCAAGTATCGCCTGTTCAATATGGACAGCGGCGATTGCTTGGCCCGTGGTGCTGTTGAACGCATCGGTGACGATGAAAGTCGCTGTAGCGTGACGATCGGTGATTGGTCCGACACGATGGTCATGCCGGTGCCCGATCACGGCGTCGCGGTGGCCGCGTGTTTGCAGCAGTTGACCGATCCCCAGCACGGTGCGATTGCCGAAGCCGGGCAAGTGGCCGCGATCGGTTTCAAAGCCGTTCACGGCGGACGAATGTCGGGCACGTTCGTGGTCGATGACGACGTTTTGGACGCGATGGCGGAAATGAACGCGGCGGCGCCCGCGCACAACCCGCCGTACATCGCGGCGATGAAGTTGTTGCGACAGCGGTTCCCCGACCTGCCTTTGGTGGCGGCGTTTGAAACTGAGTTTCATCGCACGATTCCCGATTCCCGATCGACGTACGCGATTCCCAAACCATGGACCGATGAATTTCAGGTCCGGCGCTGGGGATTCCATGGTGCCAGTCACCAATACATCGCCGAGCGGATGGCGGAACTGTTGCAACGCGACGACGCGAAACTGATTTCCTGTCACCTGGGTGGAAGCAGCAGTTTGACGGCGATTCGTGCCGGCCAAAGCGTCATGACGACGATGGGCATGACGCCCCAAACGGGGCTGCCGCAAAACAATCGGGTCGGCGATTTCGATCCTTTTGCCCTGCCGCTGATCATGCAACGCACCGGCGATTCGCTGGACGTGACGCTGCAGCGGTTGGCCAGCGAAGGCGGATTGCTGGGCATCAGCGGACGCAGCGGTGACATTCGCGACTTGGAACAGGCGGCGGATGCCGGCGACACCGATTCGCAGTTGGCATTGGACGTTTACGTCGAAGAGATTCGCCGGCACCTCGGCGGCATGATGGTCGCGCTGGGTGGCGTCGATGCGATCGTGTTCACCGGTGGGATCGGCGAAAACAGCCGACGCGTTCGTCGCGGTGTTTGTGCCGACTTGGAAAGCTTTGGCATCGTCTTGGATGACGCAATGAACGAATCGGCCGACGACGAAACTCAACTGAGTGCCGACGATTCGAAGACTCAGATTTGGACCGTTCCGACCAATGAAGAATGGATCGTCGCCAAACGTGCGATGAAAGCCTTGGGCCGTCACGCCACTTAA
- a CDS encoding EutN/CcmL family microcompartment protein: MFIAKVTGSVVATQKVGSMTGHKLLVVEPYRLEPDQRKSLITTGRTFIAVDTIGAGENDFVLITQGSSARLTPETKTLPIDAVIIGIVDKVHIDDREVSVDRD, encoded by the coding sequence ATGTTCATCGCCAAAGTCACCGGTTCGGTCGTCGCAACACAGAAGGTCGGTTCCATGACCGGCCACAAGTTGCTGGTCGTTGAACCCTATCGATTGGAACCGGATCAGCGCAAGTCACTGATCACGACCGGCCGGACGTTCATTGCCGTCGACACGATCGGCGCCGGGGAGAACGATTTTGTGTTGATCACCCAAGGCAGCAGCGCACGTCTGACGCCGGAGACAAAAACTTTGCCCATCGACGCGGTCATCATCGGCATCGTCGACAAGGTGCACATCGACGACCGCGAAGTCAGCGTTGATCGCGACTGA
- a CDS encoding aldehyde dehydrogenase family protein, which yields MQFDENLIRNVVSQVLAEVGPMPTTDGRVALRPDSAPASAGQHGIFYDAESAVAAAREAFEQLRRGTMEDRKQIIEIIRRISIAQCEELGLMEMDETQVGRPEHKIEKLRTLGERSPGVEMLETKAFSGDHGLAIIERAPFGVIAAITPVTHSLPTITGNAVSMIAGGNAVVVNPHPSGKRVAAEGVRRFNEAIYREVGIDNLICVIAEPTLESADALFKHRDVALICVTGGPAVGRAALNSGKRAIVAGPGNPPVVIDETADLDNAARCIIQGASYDNNLLCIAEKEVFVVESVFDAMMEAMRRAGAVQLNAAQIDALTAKAITTAGDDHHHVAAKELIGKNASVLAAAAGVQVPDSTELVFGETDENHPFVSVEQMMPFVPFVRARDVDHAIALAKHYEHGFRHTAIIHSRNVRNMTKMGRELDTTLYIKNGPSMASLGLGGEGYLSFSIAGPTGEGVTNPNTFTRERRCSMIDELRVI from the coding sequence ATGCAATTCGACGAAAACCTGATCCGCAACGTTGTGTCCCAGGTGCTGGCGGAGGTCGGCCCCATGCCGACCACCGATGGCAGAGTTGCCTTGCGACCCGATTCTGCCCCGGCATCGGCGGGCCAGCACGGCATCTTTTACGACGCCGAATCGGCGGTCGCTGCCGCTCGCGAAGCTTTCGAACAACTGCGACGCGGGACAATGGAAGACCGCAAGCAGATCATCGAAATCATTCGCCGGATCAGCATCGCCCAGTGCGAAGAACTGGGGCTGATGGAGATGGACGAAACCCAGGTGGGACGTCCCGAGCACAAGATCGAAAAGCTTCGCACGCTGGGCGAACGATCGCCGGGTGTGGAGATGTTGGAAACCAAAGCTTTCAGCGGAGACCACGGGCTGGCAATCATCGAACGCGCCCCGTTCGGCGTCATCGCCGCAATTACTCCCGTCACTCACAGTTTGCCCACCATCACGGGCAACGCCGTCAGCATGATTGCCGGAGGCAACGCCGTGGTGGTCAACCCGCACCCGTCGGGCAAACGGGTTGCCGCCGAGGGCGTTCGACGATTCAACGAAGCGATCTATCGCGAAGTCGGCATCGACAATTTGATTTGCGTCATCGCCGAACCGACGTTGGAATCGGCCGATGCGTTGTTCAAGCATCGTGATGTCGCATTGATCTGTGTCACCGGTGGGCCGGCCGTCGGACGTGCGGCCCTGAACAGCGGCAAACGGGCGATCGTCGCCGGACCGGGAAACCCGCCGGTGGTGATCGACGAAACCGCCGACTTGGACAATGCGGCCCGCTGCATCATTCAAGGGGCTTCCTACGACAACAACTTGCTGTGCATTGCGGAAAAGGAAGTCTTCGTCGTCGAAAGCGTTTTCGACGCGATGATGGAAGCGATGCGTCGTGCCGGTGCGGTTCAGCTGAACGCGGCACAAATCGATGCCTTGACCGCGAAGGCCATCACCACCGCCGGTGACGATCATCACCACGTCGCCGCCAAAGAATTGATCGGCAAGAACGCGAGTGTTTTGGCCGCCGCCGCGGGAGTCCAGGTTCCCGATTCGACCGAACTCGTCTTTGGCGAAACGGATGAAAATCATCCCTTTGTCAGCGTCGAACAGATGATGCCGTTCGTGCCATTCGTCCGCGCCCGTGACGTGGACCACGCGATCGCCCTGGCCAAGCACTACGAACACGGCTTCCGTCACACCGCGATCATCCACAGTCGCAACGTTCGCAACATGACCAAGATGGGCCGCGAACTGGACACGACGTTGTACATCAAGAACGGCCCCAGCATGGCTTCGCTGGGATTGGGCGGTGAAGGCTACCTGTCGTTCAGCATCGCCGGTCCGACCGGCGAAGGCGTCACGAACCCGAACACGTTCACCCGCGAACGCCGCTGCAGCATGATCGACGAACTTCGCGTCATCTGA
- a CDS encoding EutN/CcmL family microcompartment protein — protein sequence MQTANVLGSTHATIKHSSLTGRRLVIVQPLGVGGDSDGPPLLVVDSLGTRKGDRVIICSDGSYAREVTGHEQTPARWTVMGICDD from the coding sequence ATGCAAACCGCCAACGTTCTCGGATCGACCCACGCGACGATCAAGCATTCCAGCTTGACCGGTCGTCGTTTGGTCATCGTCCAGCCGTTGGGAGTGGGCGGCGACAGCGACGGCCCGCCGCTGTTGGTGGTCGATTCGTTGGGGACGCGCAAAGGCGATCGCGTGATCATTTGCAGCGACGGCAGCTATGCCCGCGAAGTGACCGGCCACGAACAGACACCGGCTCGCTGGACCGTGATGGGGATCTGCGATGACTGA
- a CDS encoding EutN/CcmL family microcompartment protein, translated as MKLARTIGTVTLSRSHPAMKAARLRCVEIVDSVQRIETQPLGGDTVVAWDLCGCGDGDLVALAEGPEAAQPFRPDVKPLDASIVAILDEVDL; from the coding sequence ATGAAGCTGGCACGAACCATCGGCACCGTCACGCTTTCGCGATCGCATCCGGCGATGAAGGCCGCACGGCTTCGCTGTGTGGAGATCGTCGATTCGGTCCAGCGAATCGAAACGCAGCCCCTGGGTGGCGACACCGTGGTGGCTTGGGATTTATGTGGCTGTGGCGACGGCGATTTGGTCGCCCTGGCCGAAGGCCCCGAAGCCGCCCAGCCGTTTCGGCCCGACGTCAAACCGCTGGACGCATCGATCGTCGCAATCCTGGACGAAGTCGATTTGTAA
- a CDS encoding class II aldolase/adducin family protein: MQNVHKIKQDICDIGRRIYNRQFAAANDGNITVRISENEVLCTPTLHCKGFLKPDDIATVDMTGKQISGRKKRSSEALLHIEIYKNRPDIKSVVHCHPPHATAFAIAREPIPQCILPEVEVFLGDVPITKYETPGGQEFADTIIPFVSKTNVIILANHGTVSYGETVEQAYWWTEILDSYCRMLMLAKQLGNVSFLTAGKSQELLDLKGKWGFSDPRNTDEYKDCDICANDIFRESWAASDVQRRAFPAPPPIKETTKQVADANGMDEDQLVQLITNEVVRQLQSAS; encoded by the coding sequence ATGCAAAACGTTCACAAAATCAAGCAAGACATTTGCGACATCGGTCGTCGCATCTACAACCGCCAATTCGCCGCGGCCAACGACGGCAACATCACGGTGCGTATCAGCGAGAACGAAGTGCTGTGTACTCCGACCTTGCACTGCAAGGGCTTTTTGAAGCCCGATGACATTGCAACGGTCGACATGACAGGCAAGCAGATCTCTGGTCGCAAAAAGCGGTCCAGCGAAGCGTTGTTGCACATCGAGATCTATAAGAACCGCCCGGATATCAAGAGCGTTGTGCACTGTCACCCGCCACACGCCACCGCGTTTGCCATCGCTCGCGAACCGATCCCACAGTGCATCTTGCCGGAAGTCGAAGTCTTCCTGGGTGACGTTCCGATCACCAAGTATGAAACGCCCGGTGGTCAAGAGTTTGCCGACACGATCATCCCGTTCGTTAGCAAGACCAACGTGATCATCTTGGCGAACCACGGCACGGTCAGCTACGGCGAAACGGTCGAACAGGCGTACTGGTGGACGGAGATTCTGGATTCCTATTGCCGGATGTTGATGCTGGCCAAGCAACTGGGCAACGTTTCGTTCTTGACCGCCGGCAAGAGCCAAGAACTGTTGGATCTGAAGGGCAAATGGGGATTCTCCGATCCACGGAACACCGACGAGTACAAAGACTGTGACATCTGTGCCAATGACATCTTCCGTGAGTCGTGGGCGGCATCCGACGTCCAGCGTCGCGCGTTCCCCGCACCGCCGCCGATCAAGGAAACCACCAAGCAAGTCGCCGATGCCAACGGCATGGACGAAGACCAGTTGGTGCAACTGATCACCAACGAAGTTGTCCGCCAGTTGCAGTCGGCTTCCTAG